The nucleotide window TTATCCAAGGGAAGGAGCCCGtcgtggctatcatcctcgacgcgatggatgctacgacagcgggAAGGACCGGAGCCTGAGCCCTAGCCTcccagggcctcaggcctttagccggcacatcctcaacgctgagTTCCCGCCAaagtatcgaccacctaccaatatccctaaatactttggggagacaaaccccggcctctggcttgaagactatcggcttgcctgtcaagccagtggtgcggataatgacgacttcattatccgcaaccttccactattcttggctgattcggcccgggcgtggttggaacacctaccgtccagagttgggcggatctgaaggagatctttgtggtaaacttccaaggcacgtacaaacgccctaggaacccatgggaccttaagAACTGCCATCAGAAGGCCGATGAGACCCTCCGCGGGtatatccggtgcttctcccggtagtgcaacgagctccctaacgtcaccgataccgatgtgataggagccttcctgtctaggacgacctacgagtccttggtttataagctgggacgcaagggcccacgaaccaccaaggagcttctGGACatagccaccagccacgcctcaggagaagaggcggtcagagcgatcttcgatcatctcgagggcaaggcaacgCAAGACGAgggtgccggcgaaggcacctctaatcgttctgccaaaaggaagaacaagaaacaATGGTGCgaggactcgctcatggccgctgctgaccgtaagggtggtcgaaagcccacagagggcactccaaaccacttcaaaaaattactcgagcggtcgtgcccgaaccacgcctttcccgtaaaccatctgctcaaggactgtggCCTAATATAGAAGTTCTTGTTCGGAAGCTCTAACAAAGGAGAGCAGGGGAAGAAACCTGCCCCCACTACGGACGACACCGAGGAGAATGACGACGGCTGCCTTATGATCCTTGGAGGATCGATGGACTATGACTCCAAACGCCATCAGAAGGTTGCGCGCTGTGAGGTCTACACggccaaccggccacacctcccttcctccggtggtcgaagtccgccataacctttgaccgaATCGACCATCCGGATACCATCCCGCACCCGgggaggtatccgcttgtcgtcgacccgatcgtcggcccaaagtgactcaccaaGGCGCTCGGGTTTGGCACGGCTTCTACCGCCTCCGGTTTATCTGACATGGAGCGTGCTACAGTACTCGTGCTACAGTGAGGTAGCAAAGTTGGAGAAAGAAAACCAGGTTCGTGGTGCAATGTTGCTACAGTGTTGTTGTCAGTTAAATTGGAGCCGGCAGAAGCCATGCCAAACGAGGCTAGGATTGCAATGCAttgaatataaataaataaatctgtTGGAGTTGGACGGAACTTAAGCGACAGAGAATTAGGTAGTAGCACATGGTTCAGTGGCCCGATGAGTTCACATTCAGACGCACAATCGTCGTCCACATCCAGAGGCAATGGATTGCATTACATTGCAATGAAGCAGGAGTAGCACTGGACACGAAGGCAAAAGCTAGCGCGCGTCCCACGCATGTAACCtcccttccaaattataagtcatttcaaaaATCTCAGAGAGTCAAAgtattttaagtttgatcaaaattacagagagaattacaaagatttatgacattaaataggtatattatgaaaatataattaataaagaatcaaATGACACTTAATTGATATCATAAGtgttattatcttatcatataaatttaattaaactttagatgctttgactctctaagattcttagaatgacttataatttaagaTGGAGAGAGTACTATATGAGCAATGGAGCATGAAGCATAAGCATATTATCTTTCCGCCCTTGCACATTCAATCAGACAAAGTAGAGATCCTTGCTCGAGTAGGATGCAATAATATGCAGATTAAACCTGCTAATACctgctccctccattccaaattataagacattttgacttttctagatatattgcttttactatacatctaaacatagtatatatctaaATATGCAgtaaaagtcatgaatataaaaaagctaaaacgtcttataatttagaatgcatTAAGTACTGTACACCCAAGAGCGAGGCCAGATGCATGCGCTTTATTCCATTCTCTAAATTGATTACTATTATACTCTCGTATCTATAGCGACGAGAGCACAAAATAAAGCCGCCGTGACAAGGAaagctactcctcctcctccatacaTAAAGAGAGAGATTGACATGAGGAACAAAAGAATACACACGCGCGCGCACATGACACACATAAATATAATACTATTGCATCTGTTTCACAAAACTTGTAGTTCTAGATTTGTTGTATATAGGCCAAACATTTATACCGTTTACCATCTATTCTCACTACCACAAAAATTATTTTAGGAGATTGATCTTTTTATTTTCAGAGGAGGGCAAAAGTTATTCATGTCTCTAAAATAAGCAACAATTTTTGAAGCCATACTTTTCGTTCAAAGAGACGGGGAACTCAAGACCACCCTTGAAAATGAATTAATAGAGAGCGGCCTGCCTAATCCGCATGAGCTCACTAGATAAGCCTAAATACCCTagtgtgctctctctctctctctctctctctctctctctctctctctctcgtcaccGGATCGAGCGGCGCAGGCAACCTATGGGCTTCCTGAGGGTCGACTCTCGAAAGGCGGTGGCATGGATGGCGCGGGGGCTCACGTCTTCAATCCGGTCATGCGCGTCCATGGTGAGCTGCTCTCTCCCCCGTCATtatttcctctccctctccctctccctcgttCTAATATATCTCCCTACCTTACCGTTCAAGCGCAGGCGAGGGTGAAGCCCCCAGCTCTATGAGCTGACATGCATGGTGGCGACTTCGAGTGATGTTGAATCGCCTCGCACGGGCGACAGTATGCGCTCGCCTTGGCCGTCGACAGAAACCATCCTATAGTTTATGAGTTAGGATGCTAGAAGCTAAGAACCTCGAAATAAAAGGACTAGCCCTAAATGTGAGGACTCTGCTCCGAGCATAAGCCAAGAATCCCGAAAGAAAAGGATCGGCCCTAAGTTAGGAGATAGAAACCTATAAGAAAAGGACTGGTCCGAACTTGTGTTAGAGTAATTAATTGTAAGAACTTGTGTTAAATTGATGGCTTAAACTCATATGAGCAAGGTTGATCATATTCTAATCAATTGAGCTAGGCTCACTTCGCATATCTAGGCTTAATCTGGACCGGATTATGTTAGATGTTTTTTTTTGCTGCGATGGTATCAGATCGATGGTCACAGAGGAGTACTCGTATCCCTATCTTGCTAGTTGTTGATTTTTACTACATAGTACCACCATGGGTGGGTCGTACTCATACATTTTGTAGTAGAATATAAGTATATTAATAACATATGCACTAGAATAATCGTGGACGGGGGACAAGCCTTGTGGCTTGACTTGACTCCTTCACCTTTTTTTTCGCTTTGTGTTGTGCGTggagcttttttttttcttaggCATTGACTTGACTTGACTTGACTTGACTTGACTTAGGCATTGGCTTCGCTCTGGGTGTCCAGTCCAACAAGGGCCATGTTTAGCACCAAATTCCCAACTTTGACATTataaaaaagaagattctccgtcatatcaaacttacggtacatgcatagagtactaaatattgacgaaatcaaaaactaattgcacagtttgattgtactttacgaaacaaacattttgagcctaattagtcaatgattgaacaattattaccgaataaaaacaaaatgctcgCCAACTTCGGCGAACTAAACATGGCCAAGGCATCATCAAGTCTCAAgcacagcaacagcagcagcagccgccgccgccgccgccgccttctgctgctctctctcctctcctctgacGCAGTCAGCTCGAAAGGGCAGAGGCAGAATCGAATCCATTCCAATCCCCGGACAGCCCAGGCCTGGCCCCTCTTCTTTCTTCCTTGCTGGATTCTTCCTttgcctcctcttcttcttcattcacTGGTGGTGCCGGCCCGCCGGGCATTCCACCCAACTTTTCTTTTATCCCGTCGCCGTCGGTGCTCGCTTGTTCCTTCCTTTCTTTCTTCCCCCAAAATCGTATCTTTCTGTCTCCGCCCGCCGTTGCCATGTCCGGACCGGAGTCAGGGGCCGGCTGAGGCGACAGCCATAAGCCCTCATCACCATCACCTGCTGCTTCTTGGCTTGGGCTTGAGCCTCGACCAGAGCAGGGGAGGGGAAGGAGATGGCGTCgtcctggtcctcctcctccagctccagctccagcaccctcctcctcctcctcctccggttgCTCTGCCTCTGCGCCGCCCTGCCAGCCACCCTGCAGGCGGCGGCGCGCCCGCCCAGCGTCACCATCGGCGCGCTCTTCACCTTCGACTCCGTCATCGGAAGGTCCGCCAGGACAGCCAtccagctcgccgtcgacgacgtCAACGGCGACCCCACCGTGCTGAGGGGCACCAACCTCAGCGTCATCTTCCAGGACACCAAGTGCAGCGGATTCGTCGGCACAATCCAAGGTAGGTACAATCCTACTCTGCTTTTGCTCTGTTTTCTTCCTTTCTTTCGTGGGGATTGGGGTTTCCATTCCATCCTTGGTGAGATTGCcatgaatcatgctgtgatgtgaTATGCCTCCTCCGTTTTGGGTGGTTGCCCCGTCATTACGCATCATGTCATGTGGGGGCTTAATTTGTGGGTGCAGCCAACATCTCCCCTTTCCTTCATTCACTTTTTGGTCCTGCATTGCTTGCCTGCACTGCATTCTCTCAACTTTGATTTCTGCACAAGAAGAGCTTGCACAAGAACATCAGCATCCATTGCATTAAGAAGTATAGTACCTCagtcctttctttctttctttcttttgtaaGTACTCCAGATTCCACACCTTCACATTCAGAGTATATTTCTTTCTATTAATGTTTTCACATTCAGAGTTTCATCAGGCACATACCAGTAATAACTAGGGAGGGAGGGCCAGTGCCCAGGGGCACTCTTCTAGTCTAGTCAAGTCTGGTTTATAACAACAAACTAAGCTAGGCTAGGCTCCATTACGTTCTTTCAAACAAACCATGCTAGCAGCTTGCATATACTCGTTGAATAAACAACAAACATGATTACTATACTAGCTGAATCCACCAGGCTTGATTTTGTAATAATTGTGCGCGTGTCAGTTAAACTAATCACCAGATGAGATGAGCCAGCCAGCCTACGCAAATCCAATCCGTTAGTCAACGACTGCTTCATTGATTGTTAAACGTCAACTGCGATGCCACTGACGGCTCAACCCCCCTCGATCCGACCTGATGCACAGCCTTGGAGCTGATGGAGAGGCAGGTGGTGGCCGTGGTGGGCCCGCAGTCCTCGGGCATCGCCCACGTCGTCTCCCACGTGGCCAACCAGCTGCGCGTTCCGCTGCTCTCCTTCGCCGCCACCGACCCGGCGCTCTCCTCCAAACAGTACCCCTACTTCGTCCGCGCCACGCACGACGACCGCTTCCAGATGGCCGCCGTCGCCGACGTCGTCGCGCACCACGGCTGGCGCGAGGTCACGGCCGTCTACGTCGACAACGACTACGGCCGCGGCGGCGTCGTAGCGCTCGGCGACGCGCTCGAGGCCCTGCGTGCCAGGGTGTCCTACAAGGCCGCGTTCCCGCCGGGCGCCGACCGCGCCGCGATCGCCGACCTCCTCGTGCGCGCCAACATGATGGAGTCGCGCGTCTTCGTCGTCCACACCAGCCCGGACTCGGGCCTCGACGTCTTCGCCGCCGCGAGGTCGCTCGACATGATGGCCACCGGGTACGTCTGGATCGCCACCGActggctcgccgccgccgccatcgatgctgctggtgctggtgccgCCTCCAAGTCCAATATACAGGGCGTCCTCACGCTGCGCCAGCACACCCCGGACTCGGACGCCAAGGCGTCGCTCGTCTCCAGGTTCGCCGCCGCGGCCAAACCGTCCAGCAATGGCATCAACGTGTACGGCCTCTTCGCGTACGACTCAGTCTGGATGGCGGCGCGCGCCATCGACCAGTTCCTCAGCGACACCAGCGGTGGCAACATCTCCTTCTCCGCGGACGCCAACATCCGCGACGCCAACGGCAGCGCACTGGGCCTCAGCGCGCTCAAGGTGTTCGACCAGGGTGAGCAGCTGCTGCGGAAGGTCATGCTCGCCAACTTCACCGGCGTCACGGGCAGCGTGCGGTTTCAGTACGACGCCGATGGGAGTGGGACCCTCATCAACCCGGCCTACGAGATCCTCAACGTCGGAGGCACGGGCGTCCGCCGGGTCGCCTACTGGTCCAACTACACGCGCCTGTCGGTGGCGGCGCCCAGGCTGCTCGCCGACGGCGGGCCGCCGCCCAACTCAAGCACGAcgacccagcagcagcagcagatgtacAGCGTCATCTGGCCCGGTGACACCACGTCTAAGCCGCGCGGGTGGGTGTTCCCCAACAACGGGAAGCCGCTGCGGATCGGCGTGCCGTACCGGACGACGTACAAGCAGTTCGTGTCCAAGGACCGGTCCAGCCCCGACGGCGTGAGCGGCTACTGCGTGGACGTGTTCAATGCGGCGGTGGCGCTGCTCCCGTACCCGGTGCCGGCGTCGTTCGTCCTGTTCGGCGACGGCGTGAAGAACCCCAGCTACAACGAGCTGGTGCAGAAGGTGGCGGACGGCTTCTTCGACGCGGCGGTGGGCGACATCTCCATCGTGACGAACCGGACGCGGGTGGTGGACTACACGCAGCCGTACGTGGAGTCCGGGCTGGTGATCGTGTCCACGGTGAAGGCCAAGAGCTCCAACGAGTGGGCCTTCCTCAGGCCATTCACGCCGGGGATGTGGGCCATCATCGGCGCCTTCTTCCTCTTCGTCGGCGCCGTTGTGTGGATCCTGGAGCACCGGTTCAACCCGGAGTTCCGAGGGTCGCCCAGGAAGCAGATGGTCACCATGTTCTGGTTCAGCTTCTCCACGATGTTCTTCGCGCACAGTGAGTATCTAGAGTACAATGTTGTTGGATTATTGTTCAACATTCAGTTCGATCGATTCATCTGACTCTGAAATCTGAAATCCTCTGTATTCTAATGGGAAATGCAGGAGAGAACACCGTGAGCACTCTTGGCCGCTTCGTGCTCATCATCTGGCTTTTCGTGGTGCTCATCATCAACTCCAGCTACACGGCCAGCCTGACGTCCATCCTGACGGTGCAGCAGCTGTCCACGGGCATCCAGGGCCTGGACAGCCTCCTCTCCAGCAACGACCCCATCGGCTACCAGGTCGGCTCCTTCGCCCGGAGCTACATGATGGAGGAGCTGGGCGTCCCGGCGTCGCGCCTCCGGGAGCTGGCCATCGACGACTACGCCGACAGTCTGCAGCGCGGGCCCAGCAACGGCGGCGTGGCGGCCATCGTCGACGAGCTGCCCTACATCGAGCTCTTCCTGTCAACCAACTGCCAGTTCAGGACGGTGGGCCAGGAGTTCACCAAGAGCGGATGGGGATTCGTGAGTCAATGCCCTTTTGGCCTTTCTTTAATTCTTTGTCCAATCAAAATTAACCaactgacgacgacgatgatttACATTACAGGCGTTCCAGCGTGACTCCCCCCTTGCGGTGGACCTGTCGACGGCCATCCTGACACTGTCGGAGAACGGGGACCTGCAGCGGATCCACGACAAGTGGCTCAACCCAGGGACGTGTGCGTCGCAGAGCACCGACGGCGTGGGCGCTGACAGGCTCAATCTGGGCAGCTTCTGGGGCCTCTTCCTCATCTGCGGCGTCGCCTGCTTCATCGCCCTGCTCATCTACTTCGCCAGGATACTCTGCCAGTTCTGCGAATACCACGGCCACGGAACCACCGCCGGCGCCGCCCAAGAGGACGATGGCGCCGGCCCGTTCCCTGACCCGCAGAGGAGCCTGCGCCGGCCCGCCAGGCTAACCAGCATCCGGGACCTCATGTCCTTCGTGGACATGAAGGAGGCCGAGGTGAAGACGGCCATCCGGAGCAGGTCCGACAGGCGGGTCGACGGGTCTATGGGCGGCAGGAGCTACACCTCTGAAGGCCCGTCCTTGTCACGGCCGTCCTCCATGTCGCCGGTGTAATACGGGGCGGCGGCGTTCTTCTCCAAAGACACGATTTTTGTCTGTACTCTGACTTTTAGGTAGCTGGAGTCGGCGATCTGAAATTGACGAAACTGTACGTTTGTAAAATTGCGATTCAGcgattatatattatatatatacggTTTTTCAACACCTGAAGATAGAATCTGTTGGTGCTAGATGCAATGTAGCTGTAGAATTACAGGGTATTATGTACAAAAACTTCAAACTTGTGTGGACAGCTGAAGGTGAAATGAGGAATTTTTGCTATACATATATTATGACACGTTCTAGATGGAATCTGTCTTACACCTGTTTTTTGAGTGTGCAGTAGCTGCACAGCTCTGGTGTGTGCTCTGTGAAATTCTTAAAGTTCACTTGGGTGGTTCTTTTGAGTCCAATGGCCAGTTTTGGCTCTTTGGACATTATGGAAGCTATGAAATGACCTTTGTTTTCAGAACGTTGGCTGAAAAGGGATGGATATCCTGCTGAACAAAATTGCCTATACGGTGCAGAATTGGCTAATCCTGTGCCCGGAGAACAAGAAGGATTCTTTTTCAAGAATAGTGTTGGAGAtcaagaggaaaaggagaagctGCAAGTGGTGGACCGAATCCAGAATTTCCTCAAGATGAAGCCGGAGCTGGTTACTTCTTCTGATGCTTTGCAAGTCTGGAGCTCCTGCAGACTGGAGTGAGTCCCACTGTCCCAGTGCTGCTGATCTTGTAATGCATGGGTACTGCCGGCGTCTGGAACCTTTTGTTTGCTTCCTTTGCCGCTGGTGATTCAGTGGCCAGCGCTGTTAAGTTTTTGAGTTTTTTTGAGGCGTCTCTTTTCACTAGAGTCTTTAGGGCTGGTCCTTTGGTCTCTGGCGTTTGATGGATTAAAGCTCTGCGCTGTAATGAATATTGCTGTCTTTTCAAAAAAATCTATATCTATACTCTGTACCCCTAATAATAAAGATGGAAAATTTTTCTACACCTATTTTTTATCCGGCCATCTCTTAACTAACTTTATGAACGTGAAAACCCCCCTATAGCCCTTATATAACTAGGAGTCCTAAATCTAATTAGATCTCTCTGATTTCGGGAGAATATGAATCTTAATCCaaataggaaaaatataataatatggacaactaggaatcttaatccaattaaATCTCTCCGACTCCGGGTAACCGGAATATAAATCTTATCCCAAATGCAAAAATAAAAGAATAGAAATCTAATAATGAGAAAAGAAGGGTAGAATTTCTTTGTTTCGTTTCTTTTATGTTCTTTTTTCACTTTTTTCTGGTTTATCTGTTTTTACTTGCTCCGAGTACGTGTTGCTTTGCATTCATTTGGACGCTTTTCACTTGGCTCCGAATATGTTCTGATTTTTTCCGTGGCTATTTTCTAAAGTACATTTCAATTTTTGTCATGACTGTTTTCTACTTGGCTTCGAGTATgctcagattttttttttctcgtgGATGTTTTTGACACTAGCTAGACTTTTCTGATTTTGTTTTCATTGTTTTCTCCACCTGGTTTTTTCGTGTTCTAATAAATACAATAAGAGTAAAAACAAACAATAAATAAGGGATCACAACCATTCTAATATTTGACTCCTTAAAAAACAAAGATTTTTATCACTAAGTTAATTTAATTTTTCACTCA belongs to Miscanthus floridulus cultivar M001 chromosome 4, ASM1932011v1, whole genome shotgun sequence and includes:
- the LOC136549279 gene encoding glutamate receptor 3.4-like isoform X1, which translates into the protein MASSWSSSSSSSSSTLLLLLLRLLCLCAALPATLQAAARPPSVTIGALFTFDSVIGRSARTAIQLAVDDVNGDPTVLRGTNLSVIFQDTKCSGFVGTIQALELMERQVVAVVGPQSSGIAHVVSHVANQLRVPLLSFAATDPALSSKQYPYFVRATHDDRFQMAAVADVVAHHGWREVTAVYVDNDYGRGGVVALGDALEALRARVSYKAAFPPGADRAAIADLLVRANMMESRVFVVHTSPDSGLDVFAAARSLDMMATGYVWIATDWLAAAAIDAAGAGAASKSNIQGVLTLRQHTPDSDAKASLVSRFAAAAKPSSNGINVYGLFAYDSVWMAARAIDQFLSDTSGGNISFSADANIRDANGSALGLSALKVFDQGEQLLRKVMLANFTGVTGSVRFQYDADGSGTLINPAYEILNVGGTGVRRVAYWSNYTRLSVAAPRLLADGGPPPNSSTTTQQQQQMYSVIWPGDTTSKPRGWVFPNNGKPLRIGVPYRTTYKQFVSKDRSSPDGVSGYCVDVFNAAVALLPYPVPASFVLFGDGVKNPSYNELVQKVADGFFDAAVGDISIVTNRTRVVDYTQPYVESGLVIVSTVKAKSSNEWAFLRPFTPGMWAIIGAFFLFVGAVVWILEHRFNPEFRGSPRKQMVTMFWFSFSTMFFAHRENTVSTLGRFVLIIWLFVVLIINSSYTASLTSILTVQQLSTGIQGLDSLLSSNDPIGYQVGSFARSYMMEELGVPASRLRELAIDDYADSLQRGPSNGGVAAIVDELPYIELFLSTNCQFRTVGQEFTKSGWGFAFQRDSPLAVDLSTAILTLSENGDLQRIHDKWLNPGTCASQSTDGVGADRLNLGSFWGLFLICGVACFIALLIYFARILCQFCEYHGHGTTAGAAQEDDGAGPFPDPQRSLRRPARLTSIRDLMSFVDMKEAEVKTAIRSRSDRRVDGSMGGRSYTSEGPSLSRPSSMSPV
- the LOC136549279 gene encoding glutamate receptor 3.4-like isoform X2 is translated as MERQVVAVVGPQSSGIAHVVSHVANQLRVPLLSFAATDPALSSKQYPYFVRATHDDRFQMAAVADVVAHHGWREVTAVYVDNDYGRGGVVALGDALEALRARVSYKAAFPPGADRAAIADLLVRANMMESRVFVVHTSPDSGLDVFAAARSLDMMATGYVWIATDWLAAAAIDAAGAGAASKSNIQGVLTLRQHTPDSDAKASLVSRFAAAAKPSSNGINVYGLFAYDSVWMAARAIDQFLSDTSGGNISFSADANIRDANGSALGLSALKVFDQGEQLLRKVMLANFTGVTGSVRFQYDADGSGTLINPAYEILNVGGTGVRRVAYWSNYTRLSVAAPRLLADGGPPPNSSTTTQQQQQMYSVIWPGDTTSKPRGWVFPNNGKPLRIGVPYRTTYKQFVSKDRSSPDGVSGYCVDVFNAAVALLPYPVPASFVLFGDGVKNPSYNELVQKVADGFFDAAVGDISIVTNRTRVVDYTQPYVESGLVIVSTVKAKSSNEWAFLRPFTPGMWAIIGAFFLFVGAVVWILEHRFNPEFRGSPRKQMVTMFWFSFSTMFFAHRENTVSTLGRFVLIIWLFVVLIINSSYTASLTSILTVQQLSTGIQGLDSLLSSNDPIGYQVGSFARSYMMEELGVPASRLRELAIDDYADSLQRGPSNGGVAAIVDELPYIELFLSTNCQFRTVGQEFTKSGWGFAFQRDSPLAVDLSTAILTLSENGDLQRIHDKWLNPGTCASQSTDGVGADRLNLGSFWGLFLICGVACFIALLIYFARILCQFCEYHGHGTTAGAAQEDDGAGPFPDPQRSLRRPARLTSIRDLMSFVDMKEAEVKTAIRSRSDRRVDGSMGGRSYTSEGPSLSRPSSMSPV